One window of Campylobacter avium LMG 24591 genomic DNA carries:
- a CDS encoding thermonuclease family protein, producing MRLRKKDIINLRKIASDPKKVFVLLILGTLIFFLNSFIASQDYLQGKVVKVIDGDTITLLDEAKKTHRIRLFAIDAPESNQAFGKKSRDFLASMIASKHIKAIKKDKDKYGRIIAKIELNNEDINKKMVENGYAWAYTYYSDIYKKYEEQARSQKLGLWVDKNPIEPYKWRKMNDKND from the coding sequence ATGAGATTAAGAAAAAAAGATATTATAAATTTACGAAAAATAGCAAGTGATCCTAAAAAGGTCTTTGTGCTTTTAATCCTTGGGACTTTGATATTTTTCCTAAACTCCTTTATAGCAAGTCAAGACTACTTGCAAGGCAAGGTCGTAAAGGTAATAGATGGCGATACTATCACACTCTTAGATGAGGCAAAAAAAACTCATAGAATTCGCCTCTTTGCAATAGACGCACCAGAATCAAATCAGGCCTTTGGCAAAAAATCAAGAGACTTTCTAGCCTCTATGATAGCTTCAAAACACATAAAGGCCATAAAAAAGGATAAGGATAAATATGGAAGGATTATTGCTAAGATAGAATTAAACAATGAGGACATTAACAAAAAAATGGTGGAAAACGGCTACGCTTGGGCTTACACTTACTACAGTGATATATATAAAAAATACGAAGAGCAAGCACGGTCTCAAAAACTAGGTCTTTGGGTTGATAAAAACCCGATAGAACCTTATAAATGGCGAAAGATGAATGATAAAAATGACTAA
- the recR gene encoding recombination mediator RecR encodes MANEKINELVNNLSLLPSIGKKSALRLAYFLSKEHSLSLKIAHNIEEVVRFVKPCIRCGNLSDDELCEFCVNENRDKSLLCIVESAKDILIIEESSSFNGLYFVLDEISDDKIDKLRAMININSCKELIFALTHSVHSDASYFFIEEKLKDLNLSFSKIAQGIPSGVSLENVDLISLHKAIAFRTKLD; translated from the coding sequence ATGGCCAATGAAAAGATAAATGAGCTAGTAAATAACCTAAGCCTTTTGCCTAGCATTGGTAAAAAATCAGCCCTAAGGCTTGCGTATTTCTTAAGCAAAGAACACAGCCTTAGCCTAAAAATCGCACACAACATAGAAGAGGTGGTTCGCTTCGTAAAACCTTGCATAAGGTGCGGAAATTTAAGTGATGATGAGTTGTGCGAGTTTTGCGTAAATGAAAATAGAGATAAATCCTTGCTTTGCATAGTCGAATCAGCTAAGGATATATTAATCATAGAGGAAAGCTCTAGTTTTAACGGGCTTTATTTTGTGCTTGATGAAATAAGCGATGATAAAATAGACAAGCTAAGAGCCATGATAAATATAAATTCTTGCAAGGAATTAATCTTTGCCTTAACGCACTCCGTGCATTCTGACGCTTCGTATTTTTTCATAGAAGAAAAACTTAAGGATTTAAATTTAAGCTTTTCTAAGATAGCGCAAGGAATTCCTAGCGGGGTGAGTCTTGAAAATGTTGATTTAATCTCCTTGCATAAGGCCATAGCCTTTAGAACGAAGTTGGATTAA